Proteins encoded by one window of Nasonia vitripennis strain AsymCx chromosome 5, Nvit_psr_1.1, whole genome shotgun sequence:
- the LOC100124167 gene encoding dnaJ homolog subfamily C member 22, giving the protein MSGKLQVNSNAAEQTRPKQKSKFWAYFWWLFGGVFGAHHVYLGRDEHALVWFCTLGGYFGIGWLRDIYRIPTYVADANDDPEFLSWFKHRVRFNKKPPFGTVRFLGAIIVSYLFGQLVLLAIPEDEINGINFKPLIIFIPLAVAYGTWLVGNVGREQGSIWLALIVSYLCYPTLYYIGDDSTWLGLMVLASTLTFDTFSKEWRLRRRQKRSKSRRLALFLVFALVYGGLWASYFYFNATLTDSEGEEIKLSEAIKHFLTSPIWLDLKASLEDTWTQTKHQGFWATWRQVIDLTDPRGEINAYRVLGLSQTASQSEVTHRWRALSREHHPDKVKGSEEERRQAQERFLEIQQAYEILSSAKNRRQRKNKKSD; this is encoded by the exons ATGAGCGGTAAGCTGCAGGTGAATTCGAACGCGGCGGAGCAGACGAGGCCGAAGCAGAAGTCGAAATTTTGGGCCTACTTCTGGTGGCTGTTTGGTGGCGTGTTCGGGGCACACCACGTTTACCTCGGACGGGACGAGCACGCGCTGGTCTGGTTCTGCACGTTGGGCGGCTACTTTGGAATCGGATGGCTCAGGGACATCTACAGGATACCTACCTACGTGGCCGACGCCAACGACGATCCCGAATTCCTCAGCTGGTTCAAGCACCGAGTTCGCTTCAACAAGAAG CCCCCGTTTGGAACAGTGCGCTTCCTGGGCGCTATCATAGTCTCCTACCTGTTCGGTCAGCTCGTGCTGCTGGCGATTCCAGAGGACGAAATAAACGGAATAAACTTCAAGCCGCTCATCATCTTCATACCACTGGCGGTGGCGTACG GTACCTGGTTGGTCGGTAACGTAGGTCGGGAACAGGGTTCTATATGGCTGGCCCTGATCGTCTCGTACCTCTGCTACCCGACGCTCTACTATATCGGTGACGACAGCACATGGCTTGGACTGATGGTCCTCGCCTCGACTCTGACCTTCGACACGTTCTCCAAGGAGTGGAGGCTCAGGCGGAGACAGAAGCGCAGCAAATCACGACGACTGGCCCTCTTCCTCGTCTTCGCCCTCGTCTACGGGGGCCTGTGGGCCAGCTACTTCTACTTCAACGCCACGCTGACCGACAGCGAGGGCGAGGAGATCAAGCTGTCCGAGGCCATCAAGCACTTTTTAACTTCGCCGATATGGCTGGATCTCAAG GCGAGTCTCGAGGATACCTGGACGCAGACGAAGCACCAGGGATTCTGGGCGACCTGGAGGCAAGTGATCGACCTGACCGATCCTCGGGGCGAGATAAACGCCTACAGG GTTCTGGGCTTGTCGCAGACCGCCTCGCAGAGCGAAGTGACTCACAGGTGGAGAGCGCTCTCGCGAGAGCATCATCCCGACAAGGTGAAAGGCTCAGAGGAGGAGCGACGTCAGGCCCAGGAGAGGTTCCTCGAGATCCAGCAGGCTTACGAGATTCTGTCGAGTGCGAAGAACCGACGgcagagaaaaaacaaaaaatccgaTTGA
- the LOC100124165 gene encoding MAGUK p55 subfamily member 7 isoform X3: MENFNWDPALSKLLSALEANRASIPQCSDEEFNFLSELLQSKELNALVHVYNKILRNLKDDKFFPILSNAMEINVEVLGLLASKTHVSEEFKELFQLLQKPHVQALLIAHDTVAQKDYYPRLPDIPVEVDEDEETVKIVQLVKSDEPLSDTGIEPIMGATIKTDEQTGKIVIARVMHGGAADRSGLIHVGDEIHEVNGISVEGKTPNDVLKILQSSEGTITFKIVPADSKGVFRESKVRVRAHFSYKASEDPETPCTEAGLDFEKGDVLHIVCQDDAHWWQARKEGDRNMRAGLIPSRALQEHRIIMQRQHLQEKSDDDKIKNDDFDREEIATYEEVAKLYPRPGLYRPVVMIGPPGVGRNELKRRLMATDPDKYKTPVPYTSRPPRPGEIDGKEYFFVSREQMDQDISSGKFIEYGEYKGNLYGTSAESVTSLVNAGYVCILSPHYQALKMLRTPALKPYVIYIKPPRFEILKETRNESRARSTFDETNSRGFTDEEFDEIIHSAERIEFLYSHMFDEIIINADLSMAFEQLLTIIQKLESEPLWVPASWV, translated from the exons ATGGAAAATTTCAATTGGGATCCTG CTTTGTCCAAATTACTAAGTGCCTTGGAAGCGAACAGAGCTTCTATACCCCAGTGCTCCGACGAGGAATTCAACTTTCTCAGCGAACTCTTGCAGTCCAAGGAACTGAATGCGTTGGTGCATGTCTACAACAAAATACTGCGGAATCTCAAAGATGACAAATTCTTCCCTATCCTTTCTAATGCCATGGAGATCAATGTCGAAGTTCTGGGACTCTTAGCATCCAAGACGCATGTGTCTGAGGAATTCAAGGAACTCTTTCAGCTGCTCCAAAAGCCTCATGTGCAA GCTTTGCTCATAGCACACGACACGGTTGCTCAGAAGGACTATTACCCCAGGCTTCCGGACATTCCTGTGGAAGTGGATGAAGATGAAGAAACTGTTAAAATAGTGCAATTGGTCAAGTCTGATGAACCCTTG TCTGATACTGGCATTGAACCAATTATG GGAGCAACTATTAAGACTGACGAGCAAACTGGAAAAATTGTTATTGCTCGAGTGATGCATGGCGGAGCTGCGGACAGATCTGGTCTTATTCACGTCGGAGATGAGATTCACGAAGTAAACGGAATCAGCGTCGAGGGAAAGACACCGAACGATGTTCTAAAAATTCTG caaaGTTCCGAGGGAACGATAACTTTCAAAATTGTACCAGCGGATAGTAAAGGTGTTTTTCGGGAAAGCAAA GTACGAGTACGCGCGCATTTTTCGTACAAAGCTTCGGAGGATCCAGAAACGCCTTGCACGGAGGCAGGCCTGGACTTTGAGAAGGGTGATGTTCTTCACATCGTGTGTCAGGACGATGCCCATTGGTGGCAAGCCAGAAAAGAGGGTGACCGCAACATGCGAGCCGGTCTGATTCCTAGTCGAGCACTACAGGAACATCGCATTATCATGCAAAGACAGCATCTGCAGGAAAAGTCGGACGACGACAAAATAA AGAACGACGACTTTGACCGCGAAGAGATAGCCACCTACGAAGAGGTGGCAAAGCTCTATCCGAGACCGGGTCTCTATCGGCCGGTCGTCATGATCGGTCCCCCGGGAGTCGGCAGGAACGAGTTGAAAAGGAGGCTCATGGCCACCGACCCCGACAAGTACAAGACACCAGTTCCCT ACACTTCGAGGCCTCCCAGACCCGGGGAGATCGACGGTAAAGAGTACTTCTTCGTCTCGCGCGAGCAAATGGACCAAGACATAAGTTCCGGGAAATTCATTGAGTACGGCGAATACAAAGGCAATCTTTATGGAACTAGCGCTGAGAGCGTCACCTCGCTGGTGAACGCCGGTTACGTCTGCATCCTGAGTCCGCATTATCAAGCCCTGAAAATGCTGCGAACCCCGGCATTAAAGCCTtacgttatatatataaagccGCCGCGATTTGAAATTCTAAAGGAGACGAGGAATGAATCTAGAGCTAGATCAACGTTTGACGAAACTAATTCTCGAGGATTCACC GACGAGGAATTCGACGAGATCATTCACAGCGCCGAGAGAATAGAGTTCCTTTATTCACACATGTTTGACGAAATAATTATCAACGCCGACCTGTCAATGGCTTTCGAACAACTACTCACTATAATACAGAAACTCGAATCGGAGCCTCTCTGGGTGCCAGCTTCATGGGTCTAA
- the LOC103317841 gene encoding ankyrin repeat domain-containing protein 65 isoform X1, protein MTESSSASCRSRRAVYPVTRLRKILVQENGSVLGSGSRSGRSSPVRSTSPSPTAASRQQKQCSRSILKRATTCSSASNGNKCVSFDSAAAAAAAAAAAASASRSGNGKRLHESKLYRRGVLQAINCCAAERKIRSSSVDLPARNLPLSWEESLGGPRALLGAAQDADDELIGKILAIAGKSGLGNIELNACDASGRTAISYMAGNGSALVLEACLALRGADPNLPDNEGNTPLHFAAQAGQTECLNILLQRCHGIEVDARNGLGFTPLMKAALQGRTKCAKILLFAGANPTLRDHGRGLRAEQWARFCGRYVCAEVIERFARHRLLEKTTSCRWGSEPELAAQLLQGKLLPIPPAATQQQQQPPPSTGLKSKIRRVFRTSSSSSPSYNLVSQLTSAALCASSPVLPKPGDAAVSPVVKSLLRPLSVPQLRITLVAPHQDMLEKSSDKCDHGTSFTEKIESTMAKPPRTKKKSK, encoded by the exons ATGACCGAGTCGTCGTCGGCGAGCTGCAGGAGCCGCAGAGCCGTTTATCCGGTAACC AGGCTGCGCAAGATCCTGGTCCAGGAGAACGGCAGCGTGCTCGGAAGCGGAAGTAGGAGCGGCAGAAGCTCGCCGGTGCGCAGCACGTCCCCCTCGCCTACCGCCGCCTCGCGTCAGCAGAAGCAGTGCAGTCGCAGCATCCTCAAACGTGCCACGACCTGCTCATCGGCGAGCAACGGCAATAAGTGCGTGTCGTTCGactcagcagcagccgccgccgccgccgccgccgccgcagcgagCGCCAGCAGGAGCGGCAACGGCAAACGCCTCCACGAGTCCAAGCTCTACAGGCGGGGCGTTCTCCAGG CCATCAACTGTTGCGCCGCGGAGCGCAAGattcgcagcagcagcgtcgatCTGCCGGCGAGAAATCTGCCGTTGTCTTGGGAGGAGTCCTTGGGGGGGCCCCGGGCCCTCCTGGGGGCGGCGCAGGATGCCGACGACGAGCTCATCGGCAAGATTCTCGCGATCGCCGGCAAGTCCGGTCTCGGCAACATCGAGCTCAACGCCTGCGACGCCAGCGGAAGG ACAGCCATCAGCTACATGGCGGGCAACGGGAGCGCGCTCGTGCTCGAGGCCTGTCTGGCGCTGCGCGGCGCCGATCCCAACCTGCCGGACAACGAGGGCAACACGCCGCTTCACTTCGCCGCCCAGGCCGGCCAGACCGAGTGCCTCAACATCCTGCTGCAGCGCTGCCACGGCATCGAGGTCGACGCCAGGAACGGCCTCGGCTTCACGCCCCTCATGAAGGCCGCCCTCCAGGGTCGCACCAAGTGCGCCAAGATTCTCCTCTTCGCCGGCGCCAACCCGACCCTGCGCGACCACGGCCGGGGACTGCGCGCCGAGCAGTGGGCCCGCTTCTGCGGCCGCTACGTCTGCGCCGAGGTCATCGAGAGATTCGCCCGACACAGGCTCCTCGAGAAGACCACCTCCTGTCGCTGGGGCAGCGAGCCCGAGCTCGCCGCGCAGCTACTCCAGGGCAAG CTCCTGCCCATCCCGCCAGCAGctacgcagcagcagcagcagccgccgccgtcgaCTGGCCTAAAGTCCAAGATCAGACGAGTCTTCCGTACCTCCTCGAGCTCCTCCCCGAGCTACAATCTGGTCTCGCAGCTGACGAGCGCGGCGCTCTGCGCCAGCAGTCCCGTCCTGCCGAAGCCCGGCGACGCAGCCGTCTCGCCCGTCGTCAAGAGCCTTCTCCGACCGCTCAGCGTTCCCCAACTAAG GATAACACTCGTAGCGCCCCATCAGGACATGCTCGAGAAATCAAGCGACAAGTGCGATCACGGCACGAGTTTCactgaaaaaatcgaaagcaCAATGGCCAAGCCACCAAGAACGAAAAAGAAGAGTAAATGA
- the LOC100124165 gene encoding MAGUK p55 subfamily member 7 isoform X1: MENFNWDPALSKLLSALEANRASIPQCSDEEFNFLSELLQSKELNALVHVYNKILRNLKDDKFFPILSNAMEINVEVLGLLASKTHVSEEFKELFQLLQKPHVQALLIAHDTVAQKDYYPRLPDIPVEVDEDEETVKIVQLVKSDEPLSDTGIEPIMGATIKTDEQTGKIVIARVMHGGAADRSGLIHVGDEIHEVNGISVEGKTPNDVLKILQSSEGTITFKIVPADSKGVFRESKVRVRAHFSYKASEDPETPCTEAGLDFEKGDVLHIVCQDDAHWWQARKEGDRNMRAGLIPSRALQEHRIIMQRQHLQEKSDDDKISLCSVPVPLPTLCPRPRTSSSSLHESPTKCSLQGIKTKKIMYDAAENDDFDREEIATYEEVAKLYPRPGLYRPVVMIGPPGVGRNELKRRLMATDPDKYKTPVPYTSRPPRPGEIDGKEYFFVSREQMDQDISSGKFIEYGEYKGNLYGTSAESVTSLVNAGYVCILSPHYQALKMLRTPALKPYVIYIKPPRFEILKETRNESRARSTFDETNSRGFTDEEFDEIIHSAERIEFLYSHMFDEIIINADLSMAFEQLLTIIQKLESEPLWVPASWV; encoded by the exons ATGGAAAATTTCAATTGGGATCCTG CTTTGTCCAAATTACTAAGTGCCTTGGAAGCGAACAGAGCTTCTATACCCCAGTGCTCCGACGAGGAATTCAACTTTCTCAGCGAACTCTTGCAGTCCAAGGAACTGAATGCGTTGGTGCATGTCTACAACAAAATACTGCGGAATCTCAAAGATGACAAATTCTTCCCTATCCTTTCTAATGCCATGGAGATCAATGTCGAAGTTCTGGGACTCTTAGCATCCAAGACGCATGTGTCTGAGGAATTCAAGGAACTCTTTCAGCTGCTCCAAAAGCCTCATGTGCAA GCTTTGCTCATAGCACACGACACGGTTGCTCAGAAGGACTATTACCCCAGGCTTCCGGACATTCCTGTGGAAGTGGATGAAGATGAAGAAACTGTTAAAATAGTGCAATTGGTCAAGTCTGATGAACCCTTG TCTGATACTGGCATTGAACCAATTATG GGAGCAACTATTAAGACTGACGAGCAAACTGGAAAAATTGTTATTGCTCGAGTGATGCATGGCGGAGCTGCGGACAGATCTGGTCTTATTCACGTCGGAGATGAGATTCACGAAGTAAACGGAATCAGCGTCGAGGGAAAGACACCGAACGATGTTCTAAAAATTCTG caaaGTTCCGAGGGAACGATAACTTTCAAAATTGTACCAGCGGATAGTAAAGGTGTTTTTCGGGAAAGCAAA GTACGAGTACGCGCGCATTTTTCGTACAAAGCTTCGGAGGATCCAGAAACGCCTTGCACGGAGGCAGGCCTGGACTTTGAGAAGGGTGATGTTCTTCACATCGTGTGTCAGGACGATGCCCATTGGTGGCAAGCCAGAAAAGAGGGTGACCGCAACATGCGAGCCGGTCTGATTCCTAGTCGAGCACTACAGGAACATCGCATTATCATGCAAAGACAGCATCTGCAGGAAAAGTCGGACGACGACAAAATAA GCTTGTGTTCTGTTCCAGTGCCTTTGCCCACGTTGTGCCCCCGTCCCCGtacctcttcttcttctttgcacGAATCGCCCACAAAATGCAGTTTGCAGggaataaaaactaaaaaaatcatgtaTGACGCTGCAGAGAACGACGACTTTGACCGCGAAGAGATAGCCACCTACGAAGAGGTGGCAAAGCTCTATCCGAGACCGGGTCTCTATCGGCCGGTCGTCATGATCGGTCCCCCGGGAGTCGGCAGGAACGAGTTGAAAAGGAGGCTCATGGCCACCGACCCCGACAAGTACAAGACACCAGTTCCCT ACACTTCGAGGCCTCCCAGACCCGGGGAGATCGACGGTAAAGAGTACTTCTTCGTCTCGCGCGAGCAAATGGACCAAGACATAAGTTCCGGGAAATTCATTGAGTACGGCGAATACAAAGGCAATCTTTATGGAACTAGCGCTGAGAGCGTCACCTCGCTGGTGAACGCCGGTTACGTCTGCATCCTGAGTCCGCATTATCAAGCCCTGAAAATGCTGCGAACCCCGGCATTAAAGCCTtacgttatatatataaagccGCCGCGATTTGAAATTCTAAAGGAGACGAGGAATGAATCTAGAGCTAGATCAACGTTTGACGAAACTAATTCTCGAGGATTCACC GACGAGGAATTCGACGAGATCATTCACAGCGCCGAGAGAATAGAGTTCCTTTATTCACACATGTTTGACGAAATAATTATCAACGCCGACCTGTCAATGGCTTTCGAACAACTACTCACTATAATACAGAAACTCGAATCGGAGCCTCTCTGGGTGCCAGCTTCATGGGTCTAA
- the LOC103317841 gene encoding ankyrin repeat domain-containing protein 65 isoform X2, with protein MTESSSASCRSRRAVYPVTRLRKILVQENGSVLGSGSRSGRSSPVRSTSPSPTAASRQQKQCSRSILKRATTCSSASNGNKCVSFDSAAAAAAAAAAAASASRSGNGKRLHESKLYRRGVLQAINCCAAERKIRSSSVDLPARNLPLSWEESLGGPRALLGAAQDADDELIGKILAIAGKSGLGNIELNACDASGRTAISYMAGNGSALVLEACLALRGADPNLPDNEGNTPLHFAAQAGQTECLNILLQRCHGIEVDARNGLGFTPLMKAALQGRTKCAKILLFAGANPTLRDHGRGLRAEQWARFCGRYVCAEVIERFARHRLLEKTTSCRWGSEPELAAQLLQGKLLPIPPAATQQQQQPPPSTGLKSKIRRVFRTSSSSSPSYNLVSQLTSAALCASSPVLPKPGDAAVSPVVKSLLRPLSVPQLSS; from the exons ATGACCGAGTCGTCGTCGGCGAGCTGCAGGAGCCGCAGAGCCGTTTATCCGGTAACC AGGCTGCGCAAGATCCTGGTCCAGGAGAACGGCAGCGTGCTCGGAAGCGGAAGTAGGAGCGGCAGAAGCTCGCCGGTGCGCAGCACGTCCCCCTCGCCTACCGCCGCCTCGCGTCAGCAGAAGCAGTGCAGTCGCAGCATCCTCAAACGTGCCACGACCTGCTCATCGGCGAGCAACGGCAATAAGTGCGTGTCGTTCGactcagcagcagccgccgccgccgccgccgccgccgcagcgagCGCCAGCAGGAGCGGCAACGGCAAACGCCTCCACGAGTCCAAGCTCTACAGGCGGGGCGTTCTCCAGG CCATCAACTGTTGCGCCGCGGAGCGCAAGattcgcagcagcagcgtcgatCTGCCGGCGAGAAATCTGCCGTTGTCTTGGGAGGAGTCCTTGGGGGGGCCCCGGGCCCTCCTGGGGGCGGCGCAGGATGCCGACGACGAGCTCATCGGCAAGATTCTCGCGATCGCCGGCAAGTCCGGTCTCGGCAACATCGAGCTCAACGCCTGCGACGCCAGCGGAAGG ACAGCCATCAGCTACATGGCGGGCAACGGGAGCGCGCTCGTGCTCGAGGCCTGTCTGGCGCTGCGCGGCGCCGATCCCAACCTGCCGGACAACGAGGGCAACACGCCGCTTCACTTCGCCGCCCAGGCCGGCCAGACCGAGTGCCTCAACATCCTGCTGCAGCGCTGCCACGGCATCGAGGTCGACGCCAGGAACGGCCTCGGCTTCACGCCCCTCATGAAGGCCGCCCTCCAGGGTCGCACCAAGTGCGCCAAGATTCTCCTCTTCGCCGGCGCCAACCCGACCCTGCGCGACCACGGCCGGGGACTGCGCGCCGAGCAGTGGGCCCGCTTCTGCGGCCGCTACGTCTGCGCCGAGGTCATCGAGAGATTCGCCCGACACAGGCTCCTCGAGAAGACCACCTCCTGTCGCTGGGGCAGCGAGCCCGAGCTCGCCGCGCAGCTACTCCAGGGCAAG CTCCTGCCCATCCCGCCAGCAGctacgcagcagcagcagcagccgccgccgtcgaCTGGCCTAAAGTCCAAGATCAGACGAGTCTTCCGTACCTCCTCGAGCTCCTCCCCGAGCTACAATCTGGTCTCGCAGCTGACGAGCGCGGCGCTCTGCGCCAGCAGTCCCGTCCTGCCGAAGCCCGGCGACGCAGCCGTCTCGCCCGTCGTCAAGAGCCTTCTCCGACCGCTCAGCGTTCCCCAACTAAG TTCGTAA
- the LOC100124165 gene encoding MAGUK p55 subfamily member 7 isoform X4: protein MENFNWDPALSKLLSALEANRASIPQCSDEEFNFLSELLQSKELNALVHVYNKILRNLKDDKFFPILSNAMEINVEVLGLLASKTHVSEEFKELFQLLQKPHVQALLIAHDTVAQKDYYPRLPDIPVEVDEDEETVKIVQLVKSDEPLGATIKTDEQTGKIVIARVMHGGAADRSGLIHVGDEIHEVNGISVEGKTPNDVLKILQSSEGTITFKIVPADSKGVFRESKVRVRAHFSYKASEDPETPCTEAGLDFEKGDVLHIVCQDDAHWWQARKEGDRNMRAGLIPSRALQEHRIIMQRQHLQEKSDDDKIKNDDFDREEIATYEEVAKLYPRPGLYRPVVMIGPPGVGRNELKRRLMATDPDKYKTPVPYTSRPPRPGEIDGKEYFFVSREQMDQDISSGKFIEYGEYKGNLYGTSAESVTSLVNAGYVCILSPHYQALKMLRTPALKPYVIYIKPPRFEILKETRNESRARSTFDETNSRGFTDEEFDEIIHSAERIEFLYSHMFDEIIINADLSMAFEQLLTIIQKLESEPLWVPASWV, encoded by the exons ATGGAAAATTTCAATTGGGATCCTG CTTTGTCCAAATTACTAAGTGCCTTGGAAGCGAACAGAGCTTCTATACCCCAGTGCTCCGACGAGGAATTCAACTTTCTCAGCGAACTCTTGCAGTCCAAGGAACTGAATGCGTTGGTGCATGTCTACAACAAAATACTGCGGAATCTCAAAGATGACAAATTCTTCCCTATCCTTTCTAATGCCATGGAGATCAATGTCGAAGTTCTGGGACTCTTAGCATCCAAGACGCATGTGTCTGAGGAATTCAAGGAACTCTTTCAGCTGCTCCAAAAGCCTCATGTGCAA GCTTTGCTCATAGCACACGACACGGTTGCTCAGAAGGACTATTACCCCAGGCTTCCGGACATTCCTGTGGAAGTGGATGAAGATGAAGAAACTGTTAAAATAGTGCAATTGGTCAAGTCTGATGAACCCTTG GGAGCAACTATTAAGACTGACGAGCAAACTGGAAAAATTGTTATTGCTCGAGTGATGCATGGCGGAGCTGCGGACAGATCTGGTCTTATTCACGTCGGAGATGAGATTCACGAAGTAAACGGAATCAGCGTCGAGGGAAAGACACCGAACGATGTTCTAAAAATTCTG caaaGTTCCGAGGGAACGATAACTTTCAAAATTGTACCAGCGGATAGTAAAGGTGTTTTTCGGGAAAGCAAA GTACGAGTACGCGCGCATTTTTCGTACAAAGCTTCGGAGGATCCAGAAACGCCTTGCACGGAGGCAGGCCTGGACTTTGAGAAGGGTGATGTTCTTCACATCGTGTGTCAGGACGATGCCCATTGGTGGCAAGCCAGAAAAGAGGGTGACCGCAACATGCGAGCCGGTCTGATTCCTAGTCGAGCACTACAGGAACATCGCATTATCATGCAAAGACAGCATCTGCAGGAAAAGTCGGACGACGACAAAATAA AGAACGACGACTTTGACCGCGAAGAGATAGCCACCTACGAAGAGGTGGCAAAGCTCTATCCGAGACCGGGTCTCTATCGGCCGGTCGTCATGATCGGTCCCCCGGGAGTCGGCAGGAACGAGTTGAAAAGGAGGCTCATGGCCACCGACCCCGACAAGTACAAGACACCAGTTCCCT ACACTTCGAGGCCTCCCAGACCCGGGGAGATCGACGGTAAAGAGTACTTCTTCGTCTCGCGCGAGCAAATGGACCAAGACATAAGTTCCGGGAAATTCATTGAGTACGGCGAATACAAAGGCAATCTTTATGGAACTAGCGCTGAGAGCGTCACCTCGCTGGTGAACGCCGGTTACGTCTGCATCCTGAGTCCGCATTATCAAGCCCTGAAAATGCTGCGAACCCCGGCATTAAAGCCTtacgttatatatataaagccGCCGCGATTTGAAATTCTAAAGGAGACGAGGAATGAATCTAGAGCTAGATCAACGTTTGACGAAACTAATTCTCGAGGATTCACC GACGAGGAATTCGACGAGATCATTCACAGCGCCGAGAGAATAGAGTTCCTTTATTCACACATGTTTGACGAAATAATTATCAACGCCGACCTGTCAATGGCTTTCGAACAACTACTCACTATAATACAGAAACTCGAATCGGAGCCTCTCTGGGTGCCAGCTTCATGGGTCTAA
- the LOC100124165 gene encoding MAGUK p55 subfamily member 7 isoform X2, translating into MENFNWDPALSKLLSALEANRASIPQCSDEEFNFLSELLQSKELNALVHVYNKILRNLKDDKFFPILSNAMEINVEVLGLLASKTHVSEEFKELFQLLQKPHVQALLIAHDTVAQKDYYPRLPDIPVEVDEDEETVKIVQLVKSDEPLGATIKTDEQTGKIVIARVMHGGAADRSGLIHVGDEIHEVNGISVEGKTPNDVLKILQSSEGTITFKIVPADSKGVFRESKVRVRAHFSYKASEDPETPCTEAGLDFEKGDVLHIVCQDDAHWWQARKEGDRNMRAGLIPSRALQEHRIIMQRQHLQEKSDDDKISLCSVPVPLPTLCPRPRTSSSSLHESPTKCSLQGIKTKKIMYDAAENDDFDREEIATYEEVAKLYPRPGLYRPVVMIGPPGVGRNELKRRLMATDPDKYKTPVPYTSRPPRPGEIDGKEYFFVSREQMDQDISSGKFIEYGEYKGNLYGTSAESVTSLVNAGYVCILSPHYQALKMLRTPALKPYVIYIKPPRFEILKETRNESRARSTFDETNSRGFTDEEFDEIIHSAERIEFLYSHMFDEIIINADLSMAFEQLLTIIQKLESEPLWVPASWV; encoded by the exons ATGGAAAATTTCAATTGGGATCCTG CTTTGTCCAAATTACTAAGTGCCTTGGAAGCGAACAGAGCTTCTATACCCCAGTGCTCCGACGAGGAATTCAACTTTCTCAGCGAACTCTTGCAGTCCAAGGAACTGAATGCGTTGGTGCATGTCTACAACAAAATACTGCGGAATCTCAAAGATGACAAATTCTTCCCTATCCTTTCTAATGCCATGGAGATCAATGTCGAAGTTCTGGGACTCTTAGCATCCAAGACGCATGTGTCTGAGGAATTCAAGGAACTCTTTCAGCTGCTCCAAAAGCCTCATGTGCAA GCTTTGCTCATAGCACACGACACGGTTGCTCAGAAGGACTATTACCCCAGGCTTCCGGACATTCCTGTGGAAGTGGATGAAGATGAAGAAACTGTTAAAATAGTGCAATTGGTCAAGTCTGATGAACCCTTG GGAGCAACTATTAAGACTGACGAGCAAACTGGAAAAATTGTTATTGCTCGAGTGATGCATGGCGGAGCTGCGGACAGATCTGGTCTTATTCACGTCGGAGATGAGATTCACGAAGTAAACGGAATCAGCGTCGAGGGAAAGACACCGAACGATGTTCTAAAAATTCTG caaaGTTCCGAGGGAACGATAACTTTCAAAATTGTACCAGCGGATAGTAAAGGTGTTTTTCGGGAAAGCAAA GTACGAGTACGCGCGCATTTTTCGTACAAAGCTTCGGAGGATCCAGAAACGCCTTGCACGGAGGCAGGCCTGGACTTTGAGAAGGGTGATGTTCTTCACATCGTGTGTCAGGACGATGCCCATTGGTGGCAAGCCAGAAAAGAGGGTGACCGCAACATGCGAGCCGGTCTGATTCCTAGTCGAGCACTACAGGAACATCGCATTATCATGCAAAGACAGCATCTGCAGGAAAAGTCGGACGACGACAAAATAA GCTTGTGTTCTGTTCCAGTGCCTTTGCCCACGTTGTGCCCCCGTCCCCGtacctcttcttcttctttgcacGAATCGCCCACAAAATGCAGTTTGCAGggaataaaaactaaaaaaatcatgtaTGACGCTGCAGAGAACGACGACTTTGACCGCGAAGAGATAGCCACCTACGAAGAGGTGGCAAAGCTCTATCCGAGACCGGGTCTCTATCGGCCGGTCGTCATGATCGGTCCCCCGGGAGTCGGCAGGAACGAGTTGAAAAGGAGGCTCATGGCCACCGACCCCGACAAGTACAAGACACCAGTTCCCT ACACTTCGAGGCCTCCCAGACCCGGGGAGATCGACGGTAAAGAGTACTTCTTCGTCTCGCGCGAGCAAATGGACCAAGACATAAGTTCCGGGAAATTCATTGAGTACGGCGAATACAAAGGCAATCTTTATGGAACTAGCGCTGAGAGCGTCACCTCGCTGGTGAACGCCGGTTACGTCTGCATCCTGAGTCCGCATTATCAAGCCCTGAAAATGCTGCGAACCCCGGCATTAAAGCCTtacgttatatatataaagccGCCGCGATTTGAAATTCTAAAGGAGACGAGGAATGAATCTAGAGCTAGATCAACGTTTGACGAAACTAATTCTCGAGGATTCACC GACGAGGAATTCGACGAGATCATTCACAGCGCCGAGAGAATAGAGTTCCTTTATTCACACATGTTTGACGAAATAATTATCAACGCCGACCTGTCAATGGCTTTCGAACAACTACTCACTATAATACAGAAACTCGAATCGGAGCCTCTCTGGGTGCCAGCTTCATGGGTCTAA